GACATTCAGATGAGGGAAACCGGACATATTTGCGGTGGATCCATAATAGCAAGAAACTGGGTTCTCTCTGCTGCACACTGCTTTCCTAAGTAAGGCaatgattttgaaaaatgtcaccAGAGTATAACAGCTCCAAAATGATAGTTCGCCCAAAGATTAAagtcctgtcatcatttactcactttcgtgtcattcaaaactggaagtttttttttctgaagaacACTCAAGAacatgttggtaaccaaacaacattggaccacactgacttgcattgtacaaacacaaaaccactaagacatttctcaaaatatcttattgtaTCATCCACAGGTTTCAAACAAcatgggggtgaataaatgatgaaagattttttactCTGCACTATCCCTTATATAAATCGTAACCTTTGTTCTCGTCTGTCTTGAATACTTTATATTAGTCCTCAAATGAGAACCTAACATCACAATTTTCCAAGCATTATAGAGAAGGAATAAACCAAATATTCAAAGTTGCATGGGAGTTGATGTTTTCTATGTTCTACCAACAGCCCTTCCAAAGTGTCTTCATACATCCTGTACATGGGGCGTCATCAGCTCAATGGCTATAGCCAGTTTGAGATGCTCAGTCAGGTGCAGCGGGTGATTGTTCCAGAAGGATACTCCTACCCACAGGAGGGCAGAGATTTAGCTTTAGTGCAGCTACGTTCTCCGGTCACCTGGTCAGACAGGATCCAGCCTGTGTGTTTGCCTCATGCAGGCCTCCAGTTCGACAATGGAACCTTATGCTATGTCACAGGCTGGGGTCACACACAGGAGGGGGGTAAGTCCATTAATAAAAAGCAATACATTGGATTGAGGTTGATGGATTATtcagtaaaataattaaaatgagcCAAAAGCAAGAGTGGAATTGGgtttctcaaacatttttccTCGAAGATGAGCTTTTCTGTGAGCTATAAGCGCGCTGCTCTTTCGGTTGGCTCTTTTATTTATGCTGCTAGGTAACCACCGAAATAGTTGTCCTGTCAGTTATTGATTACTGCCCGTGTGCTCTAGCTGTTATTAACTGTCATATTATCAGAAACTTTAAAAAGGCACAAGCAGAGGACGCTTGCTCTGACCTGGCTCGGTTAACCCATGTTTCTCCTTCATCATTGCAGTCTCCGGACTTTCAAGCAACTGTAAATTTACGCCACCACATCGTAAGGCCCGCCTCTCCGTTCATTCGATTGGACAGTGGGAAAAAAGTTGCATGACGTCAAGCGTTTTTATGCTCGAAGTTTTTTTAACGTCATGCGCTCAGAGCGTTTCACCAAAGTTTTGTAAGATGCTTTGAAAAAGTATCTGAAATAATTTGCAAAGAAATCATTTCCTCATGCATGCATTAATGCGTTTATAATCCGGACATAATTGCCACTGctttataaatatatcaaatacattttgtaaagtgTGCTTGACGATGATTGTGTTTCGTATTTTGATTTGCTTCATTCTTCATCCAAATAGTTTCTCACACTGGAGCTGGGGCACTGCGGGAGGTACAAGTGCCCCTTATTGACCAATCTTCCTGCCAGGAAATGTACAAGATTCAAGCATCTGATTCAGAAAGGGTGGATATCTTATCAGACATGATCTGTGCTGGATATATGGAGGGAGGCAAAGATTCCTGTCAGGTATGAGAGTAAACATCTATGTGCTACAAGCTGATTTGCAATCAGACATCTTACACATCTTTCAGTAGCAACAGATCACTATGTATagtgttattacagttaattacTGTCTTGCTGTCTAAATAGCTATATGTAATTCTCTCAGGGGGACTCTGGGGGCCCTCTAGTTTGTCTTGGTGCCAACGGGACATGGATTCAGGTAGGAGTGGTAAGTTTTGGACTTGGGTGTGCTCAACGGAACCGACCAGGTGTTTATTCCAAAGTTTCAAGTTTTGCGGGACTCATCCGCTCCACGGTTCCAGAAGCTCAGTTGTTGGGTAATGCTTCGAAGAGTCGATGTCAAACGCCTCTAATTCTAGGCCTCTCTTTTGCATTAGTTTTATTTTGGAGACAGTAGATTGATGGAAGGAAAACACAAGCAAAAGTCAACTGCATCAAAAAGTCGCATCTGCTGATCCTCCTCTACCTATAGAAATATGACACAATCACAGCTTCCGTTTAAATTCATTCAGCTAATAGCAGCTAATCGTGTTGCTCAGGAGAAAAttaccctcctccatccccagcTCCACATCACATTTACAATCTGGACTCGACCTCTCaactacattttaattatgtgtTTCACTTAAATGTCTATAAGAACTAATGAGATCTGCTTGTTCTGTTCTGTGTACCCTAAGGGGTAATTATATACAATTATCGCTGCACTTTTTTGCCCAGAACAGAACCATACTACCAATCTAAACTCAATGCTAATTGTCAATCACATTGGCAGGATTAACCTGACAGAAGTGTGGTTATGGTACTGTTATAAAGCACaccagttttgtttatgtggcACTGACCTGCCATGATACTGTGTTTTGAATGCTGGTATAATGAGAAATGTAATCAATGCAAAACAAGtaaaagttattattattatttaattaatgtgaCACGATGAAGTGATCTTGTCATCTTATCCTGCCTACTTAACTAATCTAGTTTGTTATACTATTATTATTTGgtattagtttttattttcaattgcACATAAACAATGTTACAAGGACCTCTAAACACTGAATATGCCAAGATCCT
This region of Triplophysa dalaica isolate WHDGS20190420 chromosome 7, ASM1584641v1, whole genome shotgun sequence genomic DNA includes:
- the si:dkey-16l2.17 gene encoding serine protease 33, encoding MCDSVDSPLLILLVVTGVLTCEAQVCGRPPLGKRIVGGVESSEGAWPWQVDIQMRETGHICGGSIIARNWVLSAAHCFPNPSKVSSYILYMGRHQLNGYSQFEMLSQVQRVIVPEGYSYPQEGRDLALVQLRSPVTWSDRIQPVCLPHAGLQFDNGTLCYVTGWGHTQEGVSHTGAGALREVQVPLIDQSSCQEMYKIQASDSERVDILSDMICAGYMEGGKDSCQGDSGGPLVCLGANGTWIQVGVVSFGLGCAQRNRPGVYSKVSSFAGLIRSTVPEAQLLGNASKSRCQTPLILGLSFALVLFWRQ